One Campylobacter lari DNA segment encodes these proteins:
- a CDS encoding DUF4153 domain-containing protein: MAIFYSSFNFLFDISSSKLNSHVLSLWIFSAGIFSLFLLGNFTSYIFNKIFIFILNTFSVLYIIMLFSYSLGVFFNLLESLSIVHLCLWFGNFLLINLWINLSSYKIKKALLYVFFVIVLLLNIFVFYAIIIRIAQYGFTPERLAVLALNLWLLVANYLSVFKQNIALKFSFYLLALISLFLGFFANYISFSSQKYQLQKLENSIHSLNLDYTQSKQYYNQIKSIKNTLHNLNKNYNNNYSFDDFLKTYNLTHLKPQKIKFHNMSKKFHPKYSKLKENYDEVLFDFIANTSEFKYFMKIDGNTLYFLLQEKELLKLENFDKVLKNYQKNSQLSYKLNNDSSLIFIPLEFNISIKGQITFFKTHVFIKNSK, translated from the coding sequence TTGGCCATATTTTATAGTTCGTTTAATTTTTTATTTGATATTTCTTCAAGTAAACTAAATTCTCATGTTCTATCATTATGGATTTTTAGTGCTGGAATTTTTTCTTTATTTTTACTTGGCAATTTTACTTCATATATTTTTAATAAAATTTTTATATTCATACTAAATACTTTTAGTGTTTTATATATTATCATGCTTTTTTCTTATAGTTTAGGAGTATTTTTTAACCTTTTAGAAAGTCTTAGCATAGTTCATTTATGTCTTTGGTTTGGTAATTTTTTATTAATTAATCTTTGGATAAATTTATCTTCTTATAAAATCAAAAAAGCATTACTCTATGTCTTTTTTGTTATAGTACTATTATTAAATATTTTTGTATTTTATGCTATTATAATTAGAATTGCACAATATGGCTTTACACCAGAACGCTTAGCGGTATTGGCTTTAAATTTATGGCTTTTGGTTGCAAATTATCTAAGTGTATTTAAACAAAACATAGCATTAAAATTTTCTTTTTATCTGCTTGCACTTATATCCTTATTTTTAGGATTTTTTGCAAATTACATAAGCTTTTCTTCACAAAAATACCAATTACAAAAACTAGAAAACTCTATACATTCTTTAAATCTTGACTATACTCAAAGTAAGCAATACTACAATCAAATTAAAAGCATCAAAAACACCTTGCATAATCTTAATAAAAATTATAACAACAATTATAGTTTTGATGATTTTTTAAAAACTTATAATTTAACTCATTTAAAACCACAAAAAATAAAATTTCATAATATGTCTAAAAAATTTCATCCAAAATACTCCAAATTAAAAGAAAATTATGATGAAGTATTGTTTGATTTTATTGCTAATACAAGTGAATTTAAATATTTTATGAAGATTGATGGTAACACCTTGTATTTTTTACTTCAAGAAAAAGAACTTTTAAAACTTGAAAATTTTGACAAAGTCTTAAAAAACTACCAGAAAAATTCGCAATTAAGCTACAAACTTAACAATGACTCATCTTTGATTTTTATCCCTTTAGAATTTAATATTAGCATAAAAGGTCAAATAACTTTTTTTAAAACTCATGTTTTTATTAAAAACAGCAAATAA
- the fumC gene encoding class II fumarate hydratase, with protein sequence MEYRIEHDTMGEIKVPNDKYWGAQTERSFENFKIGCEKMPKVLIYAFANLKKSLALVNNKLGKLDDAKKDAIVQACDEIVAGKFDDNFPLAIWQTGSGTQSNMNMNEVIANRATEIMGGDFRKEKLVHPNDHVNMSQSSNDTFPTAMSIVSVEQVEKKLIPALDELIATFEKKVKEFEGIIKIGRTHLQDATPLTLAQEFSGYLSMLLHSKEQIIASLPTLRELAIGGTAVGTGLNAHPELSEKVSEELSKLIGTKFVSSPNKFHALTSHDAINFTHGAMKGLAANLMKIANDIRWLASGPRCGLGELNIPENEPGSSIMPGKVNPTQCEALTMVAVQVMGNDAAIGFAASQGNFELNVFKPVIIYNFLQSLDLLADAMHSFNIHCAVGIEPNKEKIDHNLHNSLMLVTALNPHIGYENAAKVAKNAHKKGISLKESAMELGLVSEEDFAKFVDPTKMIGPKK encoded by the coding sequence ATGGAATATAGAATCGAACACGATACTATGGGAGAGATTAAAGTTCCTAATGATAAATATTGGGGTGCGCAAACTGAAAGAAGTTTTGAAAATTTTAAAATTGGTTGTGAAAAAATGCCAAAAGTTTTAATTTATGCTTTTGCAAATCTTAAAAAATCTTTGGCTTTAGTTAATAACAAACTTGGCAAATTAGATGATGCTAAAAAAGATGCTATTGTGCAAGCTTGCGATGAGATTGTAGCAGGAAAATTTGATGATAACTTCCCACTAGCAATATGGCAAACAGGTTCAGGCACTCAAAGTAATATGAACATGAATGAAGTTATAGCAAACCGTGCAACTGAAATTATGGGCGGTGATTTTAGAAAAGAAAAACTTGTTCATCCAAATGATCATGTAAATATGAGCCAAAGCTCAAATGATACCTTTCCAACTGCTATGAGTATAGTTTCAGTAGAGCAAGTAGAAAAAAAACTTATCCCTGCTTTAGATGAACTTATTGCAACTTTTGAAAAAAAAGTAAAAGAATTTGAAGGTATTATTAAAATAGGAAGAACCCACCTTCAAGATGCTACACCACTTACCCTAGCTCAAGAATTTAGTGGATATCTTTCTATGTTACTTCACTCAAAAGAGCAAATCATCGCTTCTTTGCCTACATTAAGAGAGCTTGCAATAGGCGGGACAGCTGTTGGTACAGGATTAAACGCTCATCCAGAACTTAGTGAAAAAGTAAGTGAAGAATTAAGCAAGCTAATAGGTACTAAATTTGTTTCAAGTCCAAATAAATTCCATGCGCTAACAAGCCATGATGCAATTAATTTTACCCATGGAGCTATGAAAGGTTTAGCTGCAAATTTAATGAAAATAGCAAATGATATTAGATGGCTAGCAAGCGGCCCTAGATGTGGTCTTGGAGAGTTAAACATACCTGAGAATGAACCAGGAAGCTCTATCATGCCAGGTAAGGTTAATCCTACTCAGTGTGAAGCTTTAACTATGGTTGCGGTACAAGTTATGGGAAATGACGCAGCAATTGGTTTTGCAGCAAGCCAAGGAAATTTCGAGCTTAATGTTTTTAAACCTGTGATTATTTATAACTTCTTGCAAAGTCTTGATTTATTAGCTGATGCTATGCATTCATTCAATATCCACTGTGCTGTTGGTATAGAACCAAATAAAGAAAAAATAGATCATAATCTACATAATTCTTTAATGCTAGTAACTGCACTAAATCCACACATTGGTTATGAAAATGCAGCTAAAGTAGCAAAAAATGCTCACAAAAAAGGCATTTCTTTAAAAGAAAGTGCTATGGAGCTTGGCTTAGTAAGCGAAGAAGACTTTGCTAAATTTGTAGATCCTACAAAAATGATAGGTCCAAAAAAATAA
- a CDS encoding tetratricopeptide repeat protein — MDNLITELSDLAKEYFDNSEFEKCDEVLSELIAFCKGEVTLAQDGKVIFIDDEDKERLLLEAYHNRAFCRFNCLKFQEALEDATIAVEFDPSNVFLFNLLGLCNFKLDLLQEALLAFNKTIALDNAYYLAYFNRARVYILLDEHAKALKDLQICIDLAPEYYIAYYTRAIALLSVDPKQALIDFKKSQDLGFESSQIFYYQGVAYENLEDYQKAIEFFTKMIEQDESFADAYYKRANNKRKVDDLEGALQDCLKSIELDNENAMAYLILGHIYKDLEKIELSIDAFKKSIELDENLQYPCFALARVLYDLEDYEQALKYYDKTIELYEEYAQAYINRGNTKINLKMIEEAIEDFDLAAKYYQERVSKHDFTPSELAELEHAVPYGFYHLGNSLYEIDKYDEALISYEKALKYQKEYPDVFFNRAYLKSDLEKYEEALEDSELAVKYYKKQNNTQDYANSLSQRAWIKSRLERFQEAMDEYNELIKTYKDYIDLKDVLFERAYCAKELESYEELIAYCNAAHKVDKNNFKLYFWRGIAKYNLSLEEEAIEDLNKALKIDKNHNGAKYYKGLCYEDLYIFEEAIKCYDSVILSNEEDDESYFHRAKCKRNLEKYNEALKDINECLKIIDDIGEYWIEKAQILSFLGKYDESFEAAKKASELEPKSYECYHFMGAVKVYLQDFKEAIKYLNMALNLDDSQNWTHYYKAECLRNLGDFHDALQCYEDCLKIVNENTDALVGKIQCLEELKEYEQALECTKELLKLDEENEFALKNQDILMQKLKQQNKKWWQIWN; from the coding sequence TTGGATAATTTGATTACTGAGTTATCAGATTTAGCTAAAGAATATTTTGATAATTCAGAATTTGAAAAATGTGACGAAGTCTTAAGTGAACTTATAGCTTTTTGTAAAGGTGAAGTTACACTAGCGCAAGATGGTAAAGTGATTTTTATAGATGATGAGGATAAAGAGCGTTTGCTTTTAGAGGCTTATCATAATAGAGCGTTTTGTAGATTTAATTGCTTAAAATTTCAAGAAGCACTTGAAGATGCAACTATAGCTGTAGAATTTGATCCTAGTAATGTATTTTTGTTTAATCTTTTGGGCTTATGTAATTTTAAATTAGATTTATTACAAGAAGCGCTTTTAGCTTTTAATAAAACTATAGCGCTAGATAATGCATATTATTTAGCATATTTTAACAGAGCTAGGGTTTATATACTTTTAGATGAACATGCAAAAGCTTTAAAAGATTTGCAAATTTGTATTGATTTAGCTCCCGAGTATTATATAGCTTATTATACTAGAGCCATTGCCTTGCTTAGTGTTGATCCAAAACAAGCTTTAATTGATTTTAAAAAATCTCAAGATTTAGGCTTTGAATCCTCGCAGATTTTTTATTATCAAGGGGTAGCTTATGAGAATTTAGAAGATTATCAAAAAGCTATAGAATTTTTTACCAAGATGATTGAGCAAGATGAGAGTTTTGCTGATGCGTATTATAAAAGGGCCAATAATAAACGCAAGGTTGATGATTTAGAAGGAGCTTTGCAAGATTGCTTAAAATCTATTGAACTAGATAATGAAAATGCAATGGCGTACTTAATTTTGGGACATATTTATAAAGACTTGGAAAAGATAGAATTATCAATAGATGCTTTTAAAAAATCAATTGAATTAGATGAAAATTTGCAATATCCATGTTTTGCATTGGCTAGGGTTTTGTATGATTTAGAAGATTATGAGCAAGCTTTGAAGTATTATGATAAAACAATTGAGCTTTATGAAGAATATGCCCAAGCATATATTAATAGAGGCAATACTAAAATCAATCTAAAAATGATTGAAGAGGCTATAGAGGATTTTGATTTAGCAGCTAAATATTATCAAGAAAGAGTAAGTAAACATGATTTTACTCCATCAGAATTAGCAGAACTTGAACACGCAGTTCCTTATGGTTTTTATCATTTAGGTAATAGTTTATATGAAATAGACAAATATGATGAAGCTTTGATAAGCTATGAAAAAGCTTTAAAATATCAAAAAGAATATCCCGATGTATTTTTTAATAGGGCTTATTTAAAATCTGATCTTGAAAAATATGAGGAAGCTTTAGAAGATAGTGAACTAGCTGTTAAATATTATAAAAAGCAAAATAATACCCAAGATTATGCTAATTCCCTTTCTCAAAGAGCTTGGATTAAAAGTAGACTTGAAAGATTTCAAGAAGCTATGGATGAATACAATGAGCTTATAAAAACATATAAAGATTATATTGATTTAAAAGATGTATTATTTGAAAGGGCATATTGTGCAAAAGAGCTTGAATCTTATGAAGAATTAATAGCTTATTGTAATGCAGCACACAAGGTGGATAAAAATAATTTTAAACTTTATTTTTGGCGAGGAATTGCTAAATATAATTTAAGCTTAGAAGAAGAAGCTATAGAAGATTTAAACAAGGCTTTAAAAATCGATAAAAACCATAATGGTGCAAAGTATTATAAAGGACTTTGTTATGAAGATCTTTATATATTTGAAGAGGCTATAAAATGTTATGATAGCGTGATTTTAAGTAACGAAGAAGATGATGAGTCGTATTTTCATAGAGCAAAATGCAAAAGAAATCTTGAAAAATACAACGAAGCTTTAAAAGATATCAATGAATGCTTAAAAATAATTGATGATATTGGTGAGTATTGGATAGAAAAAGCACAAATTTTAAGCTTTTTAGGAAAATATGATGAAAGCTTTGAAGCTGCAAAAAAAGCAAGTGAGCTTGAGCCAAAATCATATGAGTGTTATCATTTTATGGGTGCGGTTAAAGTATATTTACAAGATTTTAAAGAGGCTATAAAATATCTTAATATGGCTTTAAATTTAGATGATAGTCAAAATTGGACACATTATTATAAGGCAGAGTGTTTAAGAAATTTAGGTGATTTTCATGATGCATTACAATGTTATGAAGATTGCTTAAAGATAGTAAATGAAAATACCGATGCTTTGGTGGGAAAAATTCAGTGTTTAGAAGAGTTAAAAGAATATGAGCAAGCTTTGGAGTGCACTAAAGAATTATTAAAACTTGATGAAGAAAATGAGTTTGCATTAAAAAATCAAGATATTTTAATGCAAAAATTAAAGCAGCAAAATAAAAAATGGTGGCAAATTTGGAATTAA
- a CDS encoding HIT family protein gives MIYENDYLFIEKENSQIPWVKIFTKENYRELSDCPTFLQNMLFQYVLACELSLREYYNPEKINIASFANYVPRVHFHVMARFKEDAFFPECMWGKQQREIKDLNLPDFDGFVSILLKKIKNIYV, from the coding sequence ATGATTTATGAAAATGATTATTTATTTATAGAAAAAGAAAATTCTCAAATTCCTTGGGTGAAAATTTTTACTAAAGAAAATTACAGAGAATTAAGTGATTGTCCAACCTTTTTACAAAATATGCTTTTTCAATATGTTTTAGCTTGCGAATTAAGCCTTAGAGAGTATTATAACCCAGAAAAAATCAACATAGCTTCCTTTGCAAACTATGTACCAAGAGTGCATTTTCATGTTATGGCACGTTTTAAAGAAGATGCTTTTTTTCCTGAATGCATGTGGGGAAAACAGCAAAGAGAAATTAAAGATTTAAATTTACCTGATTTTGATGGATTTGTATCAATATTACTTAAAAAAATAAAAAATATTTATGTTTAA
- a CDS encoding DUF1090 domain-containing lipoprotein translates to MKQLLFLLTLCSFAFSTQCEVKIEQIQKEIAYAKNYNHQEKALSLELALKEVQADCAKDPLFYDKKLEAKKLKEQEIEKIEQELKELKKQKDYMSKTEYKNKKQALKDKKDKIKKEIEEYINKL, encoded by the coding sequence ATGAAACAGTTGTTATTCCTACTTACACTTTGCTCATTTGCATTTTCCACACAATGTGAGGTTAAAATAGAGCAAATTCAAAAAGAAATAGCTTATGCTAAAAATTACAATCATCAAGAAAAAGCTTTAAGCTTAGAATTAGCCTTAAAAGAAGTGCAAGCAGATTGTGCAAAAGATCCTCTTTTTTATGATAAAAAATTAGAGGCTAAAAAACTTAAAGAGCAAGAGATAGAAAAAATCGAACAAGAGTTAAAAGAATTAAAAAAACAAAAAGACTATATGAGTAAAACAGAGTATAAAAATAAAAAACAAGCTTTAAAAGATAAAAAAGACAAAATCAAAAAAGAGATTGAAGAATATATCAACAAACTCTAG